One Qiania dongpingensis genomic window carries:
- a CDS encoding HlyD family efflux transporter periplasmic adaptor subunit — translation MANTSKKIIRYKKPKNMNIGIAVFAVIFLYLIIVLIQFMVKPKIKMYEVLDGDIANDSFYTGVILRNETVVNSDYAGYVNYYLREKQKAAVGNLIFTVDENGSMTEYLNQSSGEESRLSDENLKEMKELLADFSTSYSDSRFSDVYDINTTLNSMLMEYININALQELSAAEGEGNAISFQRCYAQASGIVIYSTDGMEGLTADQVSADTFSKENYQKTAHAGGQLINIGTPAYKMITDDAWSVVIPLEEDELSDYTDVTSVSVHFPKKNLDAAAGFSVFTGKDGASYGKIDLTKYMIQFAGERFVEVEVKNSQAEGLKVPKTALTTKDFFVIPVNFIASGGDSAEEGFYKEVYANDGTSTMEFIAASIYRTTDEYYYVSMDDFKEGDYIILPDSNERYQIGAKESLQGVYNINRGYAIFKQVEILDENSEYCIVKKNMAYGLRSYDHIVLNASLVKEDDILR, via the coding sequence ATGGCAAATACAAGTAAAAAGATCATTCGTTATAAAAAACCGAAAAATATGAATATCGGCATAGCCGTATTTGCCGTTATTTTTTTATATTTGATCATTGTGCTCATTCAGTTTATGGTCAAACCTAAAATTAAGATGTATGAAGTACTGGATGGAGACATTGCCAACGATTCTTTTTATACGGGAGTGATACTCCGAAACGAAACAGTGGTGAATTCCGATTATGCCGGATATGTAAACTATTATCTGCGGGAAAAACAAAAGGCTGCAGTCGGGAACCTGATCTTCACTGTGGATGAGAATGGTTCCATGACGGAATATCTGAATCAGTCCTCCGGAGAGGAAAGCCGGCTGTCTGATGAAAATCTGAAAGAAATGAAGGAATTATTGGCAGATTTCAGCACGTCTTACTCTGACAGCCGGTTTTCGGACGTATATGATATCAATACAACGCTTAATTCCATGCTGATGGAGTATATCAATATCAACGCTCTGCAGGAGCTGAGCGCGGCAGAAGGAGAAGGGAACGCAATCTCCTTTCAGCGATGTTATGCACAGGCCAGCGGGATTGTCATCTATTCAACGGACGGAATGGAGGGACTGACTGCAGATCAGGTATCAGCGGATACTTTTTCCAAGGAAAATTATCAGAAGACCGCTCATGCAGGCGGACAGCTGATAAACATCGGTACTCCTGCCTATAAGATGATCACCGATGACGCCTGGTCGGTGGTGATTCCTCTGGAAGAGGACGAGCTGTCGGATTACACCGACGTGACTTCAGTGTCTGTTCATTTTCCCAAGAAAAATCTAGATGCGGCGGCCGGTTTTTCCGTTTTTACTGGAAAAGACGGAGCATCCTATGGAAAAATCGATCTCACTAAATATATGATTCAATTTGCAGGTGAGCGTTTTGTGGAAGTGGAAGTGAAAAATTCCCAGGCTGAAGGGCTGAAAGTGCCTAAGACGGCGCTGACCACGAAAGACTTTTTTGTTATCCCCGTAAATTTCATTGCCTCAGGAGGAGACAGTGCCGAAGAAGGCTTCTATAAAGAAGTCTATGCCAATGACGGCACTTCCACAATGGAGTTTATTGCGGCCAGCATATACCGCACCACTGATGAATACTACTATGTTTCCATGGATGATTTTAAAGAAGGAGACTATATCATACTTCCAGATTCCAATGAACGATATCAGATCGGCGCCAAGGAATCTCTGCAGGGAGTTTACAATATAAACCGGGGATACGCTATCTTCAAACAGGTTGAGATCCTGGATGAAAACAGTGAATACTGTATCGTCAAGAAGAATATGGCATATGGCCTTCGAAGCTACGACCATATTGTGCTGAACGCATCTCTTGTAAAGGAGGACGATATACTCCGCTGA
- a CDS encoding DUF378 domain-containing protein, with protein sequence MNSKPLDYTALVITIIGAVNWGLIGFFKFNLVTFLFGDMTLISRIIYAVVGICGLYLISMFGRVGNGTD encoded by the coding sequence ATGAATTCCAAACCACTTGATTACACCGCTCTCGTCATCACCATCATCGGTGCCGTGAACTGGGGTCTAATCGGATTCTTCAAATTCAACCTGGTCACATTCCTGTTCGGGGACATGACCCTGATTTCCCGCATCATCTACGCTGTTGTGGGCATTTGCGGCCTGTACCTTATCAGTATGTTCGGCCGTGTCGGAAACGGTACCGACTGA
- a CDS encoding twitching motility protein PilT: protein MVQIIAGKMGKGKTKFLLEKANVAVKECKGSLVYLDKNTKNMHELDNKVRLINVYDYPIRSYNAFIGFLCGIISQDYDLEYVFLDSFLKLAHLEGQDISAALIELEQLGQQYGVTIILSISMDAQDLPEHAQSKVIVSL from the coding sequence ATGGTGCAGATCATAGCAGGAAAGATGGGGAAGGGCAAGACAAAGTTTCTGCTTGAAAAAGCAAATGTGGCGGTGAAAGAGTGTAAGGGGTCCCTCGTATATCTCGACAAAAATACGAAAAATATGCACGAATTAGACAACAAAGTTCGTCTTATCAATGTCTATGATTATCCGATTCGTTCTTATAATGCTTTTATTGGATTCCTGTGCGGTATTATTTCACAGGATTATGATCTGGAATATGTATTCCTGGATAGTTTCTTAAAGCTGGCGCACCTGGAAGGCCAGGACATCTCCGCCGCCTTGATTGAATTAGAACAGCTTGGACAACAATATGGAGTTACCATCATCCTGAGCATTTCCATGGACGCACAGGATCTTCCTGAACATGCACAGTCAAAAGTGATTGTTTCTTTATAG
- a CDS encoding D-alanyl-D-alanine carboxypeptidase family protein, whose product MPRTTTAKQVKRTRIALKFGLAILAVAACTIVFLCFINSPFSGKGSTSILAAYEGQDEDLSMEAPEVLGEAPSLFAEKLCVVTADSEPDPSITSEAGVTFDRTNGEVVYSKNAYERLYPASVTKIMTCLVALKYGDLSEEITVRADMLANLDPDSSVCNVKDGDTLNLEQLLYGLMLPSGNDAANAIAYLVAGSEEAFVELMNQEARALGATDSHFVNAHGLNDPDHYTTAYDIYLIFNELMNYEEFMKIIGTQQYTAQYTNNGQPVTNTWNRGIWYFCGQAAAPDGVIPLGGKTGTTPEAKFCLSLASEDEAGAQYVSVVLKADSRESLYVTMTSLLSKIQK is encoded by the coding sequence ATGCCACGAACAACAACAGCGAAGCAGGTAAAACGTACCCGGATTGCACTGAAATTCGGCCTTGCCATATTGGCGGTCGCCGCCTGCACGATCGTCTTCTTATGTTTTATTAATAGCCCTTTTTCAGGAAAAGGCAGTACTTCCATTCTGGCTGCTTATGAAGGACAGGATGAAGATTTGTCCATGGAGGCGCCGGAGGTTTTAGGAGAGGCCCCGTCCCTGTTCGCAGAGAAGCTTTGTGTAGTCACGGCGGATTCAGAGCCTGATCCCAGCATCACATCTGAGGCGGGCGTGACCTTTGACCGAACCAACGGAGAAGTAGTCTACAGCAAAAATGCTTATGAACGGCTTTATCCTGCCAGTGTCACAAAGATCATGACCTGTCTGGTGGCTTTAAAATACGGAGATTTGTCCGAGGAGATCACGGTACGGGCCGATATGCTCGCAAATCTGGACCCGGATTCCTCTGTATGCAATGTAAAGGATGGGGATACTCTAAACCTGGAGCAGCTTTTGTATGGTCTGATGCTCCCCTCCGGAAATGACGCGGCCAATGCGATCGCGTATCTAGTCGCCGGGAGTGAAGAAGCGTTCGTGGAGCTGATGAACCAGGAAGCCCGCGCTCTGGGAGCGACGGACAGCCACTTTGTCAATGCTCATGGGCTGAATGACCCGGATCATTACACAACGGCGTATGATATCTACCTGATTTTTAACGAACTGATGAACTATGAGGAGTTCATGAAGATCATCGGTACGCAGCAATATACCGCACAGTATACCAACAATGGACAGCCGGTGACCAATACATGGAACAGAGGAATCTGGTATTTCTGCGGACAGGCGGCGGCGCCAGACGGCGTGATTCCCCTTGGAGGAAAGACGGGGACGACTCCGGAAGCGAAATTCTGCCTTTCTCTGGCATCGGAGGATGAAGCGGGAGCGCAGTATGTTTCAGTGGTGCTGAAAGCCGACAGCCGTGAATCGCTGTACGTTACCATGACCTCTCTGCTTTCAAAAATTCAGAAATAA
- the mgsA gene encoding methylglyoxal synthase, with translation MNVGLIAHDAKKKLMQNFTIAYRGILCKHELYATGTTGRLIEEVTNLSIHKFLAGHLGGEQQLAAQIENNQIDLMIFLRDPLHPKSHEPDVFEVIRLCDIHNIPLATNLATAELLVKAMERGDMEWREAYK, from the coding sequence ATGAATGTGGGACTTATCGCACATGATGCAAAGAAGAAGCTGATGCAGAATTTTACAATTGCGTATCGGGGTATTCTTTGTAAGCATGAACTCTATGCGACAGGTACAACGGGGCGTCTGATTGAAGAAGTGACGAATCTGAGCATCCACAAATTTCTGGCGGGCCATTTGGGCGGAGAGCAGCAGCTGGCGGCACAGATTGAGAACAATCAGATCGATTTGATGATCTTTCTGCGGGATCCCCTCCACCCGAAGTCACACGAGCCGGATGTTTTCGAGGTCATCCGTTTGTGCGATATCCACAATATTCCTCTGGCTACGAATCTGGCTACAGCTGAGCTTCTGGTGAAAGCGATGGAGCGGGGAGATATGGAATGGCGGGAAGCTTACAAATAA
- a CDS encoding FtsW/RodA/SpoVE family cell cycle protein, with the protein MFKFKEYRFRYFNIRLILFVLSLAVIGILFVKSATINSGTDTYNKQIFGVALGVACMFLVSLIDYHWILQLYWPIYAVNIAMLLATKFMGQSGGGAQRWLNLPVIGQIQPSEFSKIMLILFFAMFFYKHREKISSVRIVILSLVLFGIPAYMIFDQPNLSTTLVTVVIFLVMLYVAKISYKWIGGVFAVLVPAGIWFVYYIQQEGQKLLQPYQVNRIMSWINPSKYPADNTQQQMNSIMAIGSGQLHGKGLANTTLASVKNGNFLSEEDTDFIFAVIGEEAGFVGSVIIISLLALLTAECIYMAARARDMTGRLICSGMAALIAFQSFVNIGVATGLLPNTGLPLPFISAGLSSLLSIFIGMGLVLNVGLQRKYDNRGGF; encoded by the coding sequence ATGTTTAAGTTTAAAGAGTACCGTTTTCGTTATTTCAATATCAGACTCATATTATTTGTACTGTCCCTGGCAGTGATCGGCATATTGTTTGTGAAGAGTGCCACGATAAATTCCGGAACAGATACTTATAACAAACAGATTTTTGGCGTGGCTCTGGGAGTGGCATGCATGTTCTTAGTCTCCCTGATCGATTATCATTGGATCCTGCAGCTTTACTGGCCTATTTACGCAGTCAATATCGCGATGCTCCTAGCTACAAAGTTCATGGGACAGTCCGGCGGAGGAGCGCAGCGCTGGCTGAACCTGCCGGTAATCGGTCAGATACAGCCGTCTGAGTTTTCAAAGATTATGCTGATCTTGTTTTTCGCCATGTTTTTCTATAAGCACCGCGAAAAGATCAGTTCGGTGCGGATTGTGATCCTGTCACTTGTTTTGTTTGGGATTCCGGCGTATATGATATTTGACCAGCCGAATCTTTCCACGACCCTTGTGACGGTGGTCATATTTCTGGTCATGCTGTATGTGGCGAAAATAAGCTATAAATGGATTGGAGGCGTGTTTGCTGTGCTGGTGCCTGCCGGCATTTGGTTTGTCTACTACATCCAGCAGGAGGGGCAGAAGCTCCTGCAGCCGTATCAGGTGAACCGGATCATGTCGTGGATCAACCCGTCCAAATATCCGGCGGACAATACTCAGCAGCAGATGAATTCCATCATGGCCATCGGTTCTGGGCAGCTTCATGGAAAGGGACTGGCAAATACAACACTGGCTTCCGTGAAAAACGGAAATTTCCTGTCCGAAGAGGACACGGATTTTATTTTCGCCGTGATCGGGGAAGAGGCCGGTTTTGTGGGAAGTGTCATTATCATCAGCCTGCTGGCCCTTCTGACGGCAGAGTGCATCTATATGGCTGCAAGAGCGAGGGATATGACAGGAAGGCTTATCTGCAGCGGCATGGCGGCGCTGATTGCATTCCAATCCTTTGTGAACATCGGAGTGGCAACCGGGCTCCTTCCGAATACAGGACTGCCGCTGCCTTTTATCAGCGCCGGACTGAGCTCGCTTCTGAGCATTTTTATAGGTATGGGATTGGTTTTGAATGTCGGTCTTCAAAGAAAATATGATAATAGAGGAGGGTTTTAA
- the minE gene encoding cell division topological specificity factor MinE — MGLFDFFSKNKSGNVAKDRLKLLLVSDRANCSPEMMEAIKNDIIKVISKYMDVDTDALDIQITQTESEGGHGAVPALFANIPIKDIKNGNPNR; from the coding sequence ATGGGATTGTTTGATTTTTTTTCGAAGAATAAATCGGGGAATGTGGCAAAGGACCGTCTGAAGCTTCTGCTGGTATCCGATAGGGCCAACTGTTCTCCTGAAATGATGGAGGCCATTAAAAATGACATCATCAAGGTGATTTCCAAATATATGGACGTAGATACCGATGCGCTGGACATCCAGATCACCCAGACGGAATCAGAAGGCGGCCACGGCGCTGTCCCGGCCCTCTTTGCAAATATTCCAATTAAAGATATAAAAAATGGGAATCCTAACAGATAA
- the minD gene encoding septum site-determining protein MinD, with protein MSEVIVITSGKGGVGKTTTSANLGIGLAMLNKKVVLIDTDIGLRNLDVVMGLENRIVYNLVDVVEGSCRMSQALIKDKRYPNLQLLPSAQTRDKSSVSPEQMKKMIDSLREEFDYVLLDCPAGIEQGFKNAIAGADRAIVVTTPEVSAIRDADRIIGLLEANEIRRIDLIVNRIRMDMVQRGDMMSIEDVIDILAVHLIGAVPDDEHIVISSNQGEPLTGSDCMAGQAYMNIARRVTGEEVPMLDLNVKNGFFSRLAGLFKKK; from the coding sequence ATGAGTGAAGTCATTGTAATTACGTCCGGCAAGGGAGGAGTTGGAAAAACCACTACATCGGCCAACCTCGGTATCGGCCTTGCCATGCTGAACAAGAAAGTAGTTTTGATCGACACAGATATTGGTCTCAGGAACCTGGATGTGGTGATGGGGCTTGAGAACAGGATCGTTTATAACCTGGTGGATGTGGTGGAAGGAAGCTGCCGTATGAGCCAGGCGCTGATCAAGGATAAGAGGTATCCGAATCTGCAGCTTCTGCCCTCGGCACAGACAAGGGACAAGTCCAGTGTGTCACCGGAGCAGATGAAGAAAATGATCGATTCTTTGAGGGAAGAGTTTGACTATGTCCTTTTGGACTGTCCCGCCGGCATAGAGCAGGGCTTCAAAAATGCCATAGCCGGAGCCGACCGGGCGATTGTGGTCACCACGCCGGAGGTTTCCGCCATCCGGGACGCCGACCGTATCATCGGGCTTCTGGAGGCCAATGAAATCCGCCGCATCGATCTGATCGTGAACCGGATTCGGATGGATATGGTTCAGAGGGGGGATATGATGTCGATCGAAGATGTCATTGATATCCTGGCCGTCCATCTGATCGGCGCTGTCCCTGACGATGAACACATTGTGATCTCCAGCAATCAGGGCGAGCCGCTGACAGGATCGGACTGTATGGCGGGACAAGCCTATATGAATATCGCAAGACGTGTCACCGGTGAAGAAGTGCCAATGCTGGACCTGAATGTGAAAAACGGGTTCTTTTCCAGATTGGCCGGGCTTTTTAAGAAGAAATAA
- the minC gene encoding septum site-determining protein MinC: protein MRQTVIIKGNNYGLSVFLDPEIPMDKLLEDITAKFRDSAKFFRGAKMAVTFEGRTLTPEETNQIVNTICENSEIDISCVIDTDKAREAFFRRTLEEEAEEEGDGKPVGSGQFYKGTLRSGQVLEAEGNIVILGDVNPGARIVAKGNIIVLGTLRGTAIAGLGGKKHAIVVALEMEPIQIRIGDVTARTGGHHVFEGGAQIAYLDFGKIYIEPLCKEVIDEVSFR, encoded by the coding sequence ATGCGGCAGACAGTCATTATCAAAGGCAATAATTATGGCCTTTCCGTATTCCTGGATCCGGAAATCCCCATGGACAAGCTTCTTGAGGATATTACCGCAAAATTCCGGGATTCCGCGAAATTTTTCCGCGGAGCGAAAATGGCCGTTACCTTTGAAGGACGGACTCTTACACCAGAAGAAACGAATCAGATCGTAAATACCATTTGTGAAAATTCAGAGATAGATATCTCCTGTGTCATCGACACGGACAAAGCACGAGAAGCCTTCTTCCGGCGCACGCTGGAAGAAGAGGCGGAAGAAGAAGGCGACGGGAAGCCTGTCGGGAGCGGTCAATTCTATAAAGGGACGCTTCGTTCGGGACAAGTCCTGGAAGCAGAGGGGAACATTGTCATTTTAGGAGATGTGAACCCTGGGGCGAGGATCGTCGCCAAAGGAAATATTATTGTGCTGGGAACCCTGCGCGGTACGGCGATAGCCGGACTGGGCGGAAAGAAGCATGCCATTGTCGTGGCCCTGGAGATGGAACCAATTCAAATCCGGATAGGAGACGTGACAGCCCGCACCGGCGGTCATCACGTCTTTGAGGGCGGTGCGCAGATCGCGTACCTGGACTTCGGCAAGATCTACATAGAGCCTCTCTGCAAAGAGGTCATCGATGAGGTCAGCTTCCGTTAG
- a CDS encoding penicillin-binding transpeptidase domain-containing protein, with translation MFSEIWEILVSGVKRVVKSRLFVVSIIFIAMFTSLVFRLFKLQIVEGADYQENYVQKTLKTVNVSGTRGNIYDRNGNLLAYNKLAYAVTVGDTGVYANGYQRNEMLLRLIPILEKHGETLITSLSIALDENGVPQYTTSTEEERRRFLRDVYGLKSTDELDDEKGKHPSNISAADLFETLKKRYGIGTNQDKTTYEIEDTMALKLMNIRYAMALNAYRRYDAVTVASDVKLETVADIKEHSDELQEVNVEEETIRVYNDSYAFAHILGYTGKADQEELKELQGQNDSYELNDVVGKSGIESAMELDLTGIKGSQTMYLDSEGRILEVTDTVDPEAGSDVYLTIDRDLQVGIYALIEQSLAGILVAKLTDDESYVITDDTDTSDIKIPVKNAYYQFINNNILSMSHFAADDASDLEKSIHDRFVDRKASVIPELLSQLSSAEAPAFDKCEKSMQDYQDYVFDYMRDNSYFLEGSLNSEDEIYLGWVNETVSFHDFLYHAVESNWIDTTKLSSEEKYTSTDDTFQFLVNTLAAAMDSDVGFHKLIYKYLIEDDVISGRELCLCLYEQGVLAHDEAAIASLSEGGKKAAFNFLKEKIANLELTPAQMALDPCSASCIITDVKTGEVKALVTYPGYDINKFSGSIDVAYYNQLYNDLSQPFLNRATQVETAPGSIFKVLTTAIGLEEGVITEAEEIDDTGVFEKQGLHLRCWQAGGHGKLSVIGAIAQSCNYYFSEVGFRLSQSNGNYDGDKGIATIQKYAKMFGLGTKSGVEIAESEPHITDQNPIPSSIGQGTHTYANIHLSRYLTAVASSGNLYKYSLISKVQKNNGEVTQEYTPQLEGHVELAQSTWDAMHNGMEAVVGPAGTYFTTFANSPIKTEIGFAGKSGTAEQAKQRANHGTFIGYAPARIQETDPYVEPEVAVSVSIPNGYGASNAAAIAEKALRLQYGYITLQSILEENHAADANDYIPE, from the coding sequence TTGTTTAGTGAAATTTGGGAAATTCTCGTAAGCGGCGTTAAAAGAGTAGTGAAATCCAGGCTGTTCGTGGTCAGCATTATTTTTATCGCCATGTTCACCAGTTTGGTGTTCCGTCTTTTCAAGCTGCAGATCGTGGAGGGGGCTGACTACCAGGAAAACTATGTCCAGAAGACGCTCAAGACTGTCAATGTTTCCGGAACAAGGGGGAATATTTATGACCGGAACGGAAACCTTCTGGCCTACAACAAGCTGGCCTATGCGGTCACCGTCGGCGATACGGGAGTTTATGCGAACGGATATCAGAGAAATGAAATGCTGCTCCGCCTCATCCCTATCCTGGAGAAGCATGGTGAGACCCTGATAACGTCTTTGTCCATTGCGCTGGACGAAAACGGTGTTCCGCAGTACACGACCAGCACAGAAGAAGAGAGGCGCCGGTTCCTTCGGGATGTATACGGCTTAAAAAGCACCGATGAACTGGATGACGAGAAGGGAAAACATCCTTCCAATATTTCCGCGGCCGATTTGTTTGAGACGCTTAAAAAACGGTATGGAATCGGGACGAATCAGGACAAGACCACTTACGAGATTGAAGACACCATGGCGCTCAAGCTCATGAATATCCGCTATGCGATGGCACTTAACGCATACCGCCGTTATGATGCCGTAACGGTGGCTTCGGATGTGAAACTGGAAACGGTGGCGGATATCAAAGAACATTCGGATGAACTGCAGGAGGTAAACGTGGAAGAAGAGACAATCCGCGTTTATAATGACAGCTATGCTTTCGCTCATATTCTCGGTTATACCGGAAAGGCGGATCAGGAAGAGCTGAAGGAGCTTCAGGGACAAAATGACAGCTATGAGCTGAATGATGTGGTGGGGAAATCCGGAATCGAGTCCGCTATGGAGCTCGATCTGACTGGGATCAAGGGAAGCCAGACCATGTACCTGGACAGCGAGGGGCGTATTCTGGAAGTGACCGATACGGTGGACCCGGAGGCCGGAAGCGATGTATATCTGACCATAGACCGGGATCTGCAGGTGGGCATTTATGCCCTGATCGAGCAGAGCCTGGCCGGTATCCTGGTAGCAAAGCTGACGGATGATGAATCCTATGTGATCACAGACGATACCGACACTTCCGATATAAAGATTCCTGTAAAGAACGCGTATTATCAGTTTATCAATAACAATATTCTGTCCATGAGCCATTTTGCTGCGGATGATGCCAGCGATCTGGAAAAGAGCATTCATGACCGTTTCGTGGACAGGAAAGCATCCGTGATCCCGGAGCTTTTATCCCAGCTGTCTTCGGCGGAGGCTCCCGCGTTTGATAAGTGTGAGAAATCCATGCAGGATTATCAGGATTACGTATTTGATTATATGAGGGACAATTCCTATTTCCTGGAAGGTTCCCTGAATTCAGAAGATGAGATTTATCTGGGCTGGGTCAATGAGACGGTCAGCTTCCATGATTTTCTGTATCATGCGGTGGAGAGCAATTGGATCGACACCACGAAGCTTTCCTCAGAGGAAAAATACACCAGCACGGATGATACCTTCCAATTTCTGGTGAATACGCTTGCAGCAGCCATGGACAGTGATGTCGGATTCCATAAGCTGATTTATAAATATTTGATAGAGGATGACGTTATCTCAGGAAGAGAGCTCTGTCTCTGCCTTTATGAACAGGGCGTTTTGGCACATGACGAGGCCGCCATTGCCAGTCTGTCAGAAGGAGGAAAGAAGGCGGCGTTTAATTTCCTGAAAGAAAAGATAGCCAATTTGGAGCTGACTCCGGCTCAGATGGCCCTCGACCCCTGCTCCGCCTCCTGTATCATAACCGATGTCAAAACAGGAGAGGTCAAGGCACTGGTCACTTATCCTGGATATGATATCAATAAATTTTCCGGTTCCATCGACGTTGCATATTATAACCAGCTTTACAACGATCTGAGCCAGCCCTTCCTGAATCGGGCTACGCAGGTGGAGACGGCGCCGGGTTCCATTTTTAAGGTACTGACCACGGCCATCGGCCTGGAGGAAGGCGTTATAACAGAGGCAGAGGAAATTGACGACACGGGCGTCTTTGAAAAACAAGGTCTGCATCTTCGGTGCTGGCAGGCCGGCGGCCATGGAAAGCTCAGCGTGATCGGAGCGATCGCCCAGTCCTGTAACTATTACTTTTCGGAGGTGGGCTTCCGTCTTTCCCAGTCCAATGGAAATTACGACGGGGACAAGGGCATTGCCACCATACAAAAGTATGCAAAAATGTTTGGCCTGGGTACGAAATCCGGTGTGGAGATCGCGGAAAGCGAGCCTCACATAACGGATCAGAACCCGATTCCTTCATCCATTGGACAAGGTACTCATACCTACGCGAACATCCATCTTTCCAGATATCTGACGGCAGTAGCCAGCAGCGGAAATCTGTATAAATACAGCCTGATCTCCAAAGTACAGAAGAATAATGGGGAAGTGACTCAAGAATATACGCCTCAGCTGGAAGGGCATGTGGAGCTGGCGCAGTCCACATGGGATGCGATGCACAACGGCATGGAGGCCGTGGTAGGCCCGGCCGGTACGTATTTTACCACGTTTGCAAATTCGCCCATTAAGACAGAAATCGGATTTGCAGGTAAATCCGGTACGGCCGAGCAGGCAAAACAGCGGGCCAATCATGGTACCTTTATCGGATATGCCCCGGCGCGGATCCAGGAAACGGATCCTTATGTGGAGCCGGAGGTGGCCGTTTCTGTTTCCATACCCAACGGCTACGGGGCCAGCAATGCGGCAGCCATCGCGGAAAAAGCTCTCCGACTGCAGTACGGTTATATCACTCTGCAGTCAATCTTAGAGGAAAACCACGCGGCGGATGCCAATGATTATATACCAGAATAA
- the mreD gene encoding rod shape-determining protein MreD, giving the protein MKIKRILVMAAVIFAGFFLQYGIFANVPLIDTVPNILLIITVSFGFMKGKTQGMVIGLFCGLLTDIVSMNALGFHMIIYIIIGYINGAFHQWMYSDYIVFPLIVTTFSSILYNLYFYVFQFLVRNRLDFIYYLTHVILPEVIYTVVLTGIIYQLLSFINYKLEMTERRSATKFV; this is encoded by the coding sequence ATGAAAATCAAGCGGATCCTTGTGATGGCAGCCGTCATTTTTGCCGGTTTTTTCCTCCAATACGGAATTTTTGCAAATGTTCCGCTGATCGATACGGTTCCCAATATCCTTTTGATCATCACCGTGTCTTTTGGATTTATGAAGGGAAAGACCCAGGGAATGGTAATTGGGCTGTTCTGCGGCCTGCTTACGGATATTGTATCGATGAACGCGCTGGGGTTCCATATGATAATCTATATTATCATAGGCTATATAAACGGCGCATTCCATCAGTGGATGTATTCAGATTACATTGTGTTCCCGCTCATTGTCACCACATTCAGCAGCATCTTGTATAACCTGTATTTTTATGTTTTCCAGTTTCTTGTGAGGAACCGGCTGGATTTTATATACTATCTGACTCATGTGATCTTGCCGGAAGTAATCTATACGGTGGTCCTGACAGGTATCATCTATCAGCTGCTTTCTTTTATCAATTATAAACTGGAAATGACAGAACGAAGGAGTGCGACAAAATTTGTTTAG